The Antarcticibacterium sp. 1MA-6-2 genome has a window encoding:
- a CDS encoding ABC transporter permease, with protein MICNYFKIAWRNIWKNKLFSFVNIMGLGLAIPFALLSLMQVQSVFEYDNFHPEREKIYRVTTQIETPSGEKTKYGSSPMAVASRLREDYPFVEKATHTTREFGWELNNSIKTIEVNPLFVEPDFFKIFAFPLRTGTIPDSPNTIVLSHEMAQIFFGDANPIGKTVTHHDYGELTITGVLQPYEKTTHFRSDVLVSMATQSKFRDQNPQLDLTGYTYVKLQNEENRKNLDAALAAITANTNKLVQEKDEKRLFQSQAFDKISPDFEELEDNPYVESLRDLSVNFFMALAIILLVSFNYTNLTLARSLNRANEVGIRKVNGASRNQLVWQFLCESILIALFALVVGFFLLKIMEEFITVNWLTWEVDNYLILWSVFISFTVLTSAVAGIIPAKILSRFSPAKVLKGNLNPASFGKIGFRKSLVVIQFVVTACFIFLIANMFSQFRYMATDNENFNRKDIYNISVRGDHTLMANEIASHKNVESVGFTSAPFGGTSMTAAIKEKKLDENFEASYYAVDADFIKNMKLEIIAGENLHETSGDSTSNFIVVNEKTLFPWD; from the coding sequence ATGATCTGCAACTACTTCAAAATAGCGTGGCGAAATATTTGGAAGAATAAACTTTTTTCCTTCGTAAACATTATGGGGCTTGGTCTGGCCATTCCATTTGCTTTGCTTTCTTTGATGCAGGTTCAAAGTGTTTTTGAATACGATAATTTCCATCCGGAGAGAGAAAAGATATACCGTGTTACCACACAAATAGAAACGCCATCTGGTGAGAAAACAAAGTATGGCTCCTCTCCTATGGCCGTTGCTAGCAGATTGAGAGAGGACTATCCCTTTGTAGAAAAAGCTACTCATACAACCAGAGAATTTGGATGGGAACTTAACAATAGTATCAAAACTATAGAAGTAAACCCACTCTTTGTAGAGCCTGATTTTTTTAAAATTTTTGCCTTTCCCCTTAGAACAGGAACAATACCAGATTCTCCTAACACAATAGTGTTGAGCCATGAAATGGCACAAATATTTTTCGGAGATGCAAATCCAATAGGAAAAACCGTGACTCATCACGACTATGGAGAATTAACTATTACGGGAGTATTGCAACCCTATGAAAAAACCACGCATTTTAGAAGTGATGTCCTGGTTTCTATGGCTACCCAAAGCAAATTCAGGGACCAGAACCCACAGCTGGATCTTACAGGATATACTTATGTAAAACTTCAGAATGAAGAAAACCGCAAGAACCTGGATGCGGCTCTGGCTGCAATTACAGCAAACACTAATAAACTGGTGCAGGAGAAGGACGAAAAAAGATTATTTCAAAGCCAGGCTTTTGACAAAATCTCTCCGGATTTTGAAGAGTTGGAGGACAATCCCTATGTAGAATCTCTCAGGGACCTTTCGGTTAACTTTTTTATGGCACTCGCTATAATCTTACTGGTAAGTTTTAATTATACCAATCTCACCCTTGCACGATCATTAAACCGTGCAAATGAAGTCGGGATTAGAAAGGTAAACGGCGCCAGCCGGAACCAACTTGTATGGCAGTTTCTATGTGAATCTATTCTAATAGCTTTATTCGCACTGGTTGTTGGATTTTTTCTATTGAAAATAATGGAAGAGTTTATCACCGTAAACTGGCTCACATGGGAAGTAGATAATTACCTAATCCTTTGGTCTGTATTTATTAGTTTTACTGTACTTACTAGTGCGGTAGCGGGAATAATTCCTGCCAAAATTTTATCCCGTTTCTCACCAGCAAAAGTTTTAAAAGGAAATTTAAATCCTGCTTCCTTTGGAAAAATAGGCTTTAGAAAAAGCCTTGTGGTTATTCAATTTGTTGTCACAGCCTGTTTTATCTTCTTAATTGCAAATATGTTCAGCCAGTTCAGATACATGGCTACAGACAATGAAAATTTTAATAGGAAAGACATCTATAACATTTCAGTCAGGGGAGATCATACTTTAATGGCAAATGAAATTGCCTCGCATAAAAATGTGGAAAGTGTAGGATTTACCTCTGCTCCTTTTGGAGGAACCTCCATGACTGCCGCAATAAAAGAGAAAAAACTGGATGAAAATTTCGAAGCAAGTTATTATGCAGTTGATGCCGATTTTATTAAGAATATGAAACTCGAAATAATTGCAGGAGAAAATCTTCACGAGACCTCCGGTGATTCTACTTCCAATTTTATTGTTGTCAATGAAAAAACCCTTTTTCCCTGGGATTAG
- a CDS encoding ABC transporter permease: protein MKSFGRKSRKSSNSPASILTSYTANILQVKNLNENIEDAKITPVGIVENFNTESLKTSLKPTIITAENPIPYGGMIIRTKSGAEQAVLEELQKLWTEFYPNKLLEVNRVDEMLATQYKAESKLQQLFAFFSGLSLFLAAMGVFGLIVQITEQQIKEIGIRKVLGASINSIILLFSKSFLKIVAVAIVIASPIAWYIMHDWLQDFAYRINIEWWVFALAGTLALLIAILTVSFQATKAAIANPVKSLRTE, encoded by the coding sequence GTGAAATCATTTGGAAGGAAGAGCAGGAAATCCAGTAACAGCCCTGCTTCAATTCTAACTTCATATACAGCGAATATTCTTCAGGTTAAAAATTTAAATGAAAATATTGAAGATGCTAAGATAACCCCGGTAGGAATTGTGGAAAATTTCAATACCGAATCTTTAAAAACTTCTCTTAAACCAACAATAATTACTGCGGAAAATCCTATTCCTTACGGAGGGATGATAATAAGAACAAAATCAGGAGCTGAACAGGCAGTTTTAGAAGAACTGCAAAAATTGTGGACGGAATTTTATCCCAATAAATTACTGGAAGTAAACAGGGTAGATGAAATGTTAGCCACCCAATATAAGGCTGAAAGTAAATTGCAGCAGTTGTTTGCCTTTTTCAGCGGATTAAGCTTATTCCTCGCTGCAATGGGAGTTTTTGGACTTATAGTTCAAATAACAGAACAACAGATAAAAGAAATAGGAATAAGGAAAGTGCTGGGAGCTTCGATTAACTCCATTATCCTACTTTTTTCGAAATCATTTCTGAAAATAGTAGCGGTAGCTATTGTTATTGCTTCTCCTATCGCATGGTATATTATGCATGACTGGTTACAGGATTTTGCGTACAGGATAAACATTGAATGGTGGGTATTTGCACTTGCAGGAACTCTGGCCTTGTTAATAGCAATTCTTACAGTAAGTTTTCAGGCAACCAAAGCAGCAATAGCAAATCCGGTAAAAAGTTTACGAACCGAGTAA
- a CDS encoding ABC transporter permease — translation MIWNYFKIAWRTLTKNKVYSFINILGLTIGIGACMSVATVVIDDLSYDTHWSKGNDLYRIITVSTTGSNQSKRMASSFAGLNPVLMNDFPEVEAVSQLSTRPIHLKLSSSESDQVEVNLLQADTTVWKMLDLKILAGGPENYIHDKKNLIISRSLKERFFPNEDPVGKIISDVPSYGAEPNSYVITGVIEDIPSNTHLRADALLVQKGRLEVLNKEQFGTFRQNYVLLKSGTNSNEFGQKLSNWYADFVEAEKADSFELQPVKDIYLHSDFAEYQEIKGSFSNIYILSGVALLLLIVACVNFINLSTARAVKRMGEIGVRKILGANRKQLVFQFLTEAVLFFTISALIATFLYKLSVPFIENYLGHALQQTFVSGFYLFGIMTVILLCISLLAGGYPAFVMSGYNPAETIKGNLYTGNLSGQNLVRKSLVVLQFSISIIVLIALIVVQQQVTFLKTTDIGYNKESLLSIGTVSWDGKGDVFKTQLLKNSNIEKVSVSTWIPTKGRLHVQKSTRSCRS, via the coding sequence ATGATCTGGAATTACTTCAAAATAGCGTGGCGAACCTTAACTAAAAACAAGGTTTACTCATTCATTAATATTCTGGGTTTAACCATAGGAATCGGGGCATGCATGAGTGTGGCCACAGTTGTTATAGATGATCTTTCTTATGACACGCACTGGAGTAAAGGAAATGACCTTTACAGGATCATTACTGTTAGTACCACCGGAAGTAACCAATCTAAAAGGATGGCTTCTTCATTTGCTGGTCTTAATCCCGTCTTAATGAATGATTTTCCGGAAGTAGAAGCTGTCTCACAGTTAAGTACCCGCCCCATTCATTTAAAACTTTCTTCTTCGGAATCAGATCAGGTTGAAGTGAATCTTTTACAGGCAGATACTACCGTCTGGAAGATGCTGGATTTAAAAATTTTGGCTGGAGGTCCTGAAAATTATATCCACGACAAAAAAAATCTGATCATAAGCCGCAGTTTAAAAGAAAGGTTCTTTCCAAATGAAGATCCAGTTGGTAAAATTATTTCTGATGTACCCTCTTATGGCGCAGAACCTAATTCATACGTTATCACAGGAGTTATAGAGGATATTCCCTCGAATACCCACTTAAGAGCCGATGCACTTCTGGTGCAAAAAGGAAGGCTGGAAGTTTTAAACAAGGAGCAATTTGGCACCTTTCGTCAAAATTATGTGCTTCTGAAATCAGGTACAAATTCAAATGAGTTTGGTCAAAAGCTGAGTAACTGGTATGCTGACTTTGTAGAAGCTGAAAAGGCAGATTCATTTGAACTACAACCTGTAAAGGACATTTATTTACATTCTGATTTTGCTGAATATCAGGAAATAAAAGGAAGTTTTTCAAATATATACATCCTTAGCGGGGTCGCTTTGCTTCTGCTCATTGTGGCCTGTGTTAATTTTATTAATCTTAGTACTGCCAGAGCAGTTAAACGGATGGGGGAAATAGGCGTAAGAAAGATTCTTGGTGCCAACCGTAAGCAACTGGTATTCCAGTTTCTTACAGAAGCTGTTTTATTCTTTACTATTTCTGCCTTAATAGCCACTTTCTTATATAAATTATCTGTCCCTTTTATTGAAAATTATTTGGGGCATGCATTACAACAGACCTTTGTCTCAGGTTTTTACCTGTTTGGAATAATGACTGTAATTCTTCTTTGCATAAGTCTTCTGGCAGGAGGCTATCCCGCCTTTGTAATGTCAGGATACAATCCTGCCGAAACCATAAAAGGGAATTTATATACCGGAAATTTAAGTGGCCAGAACCTGGTAAGAAAAAGCCTTGTGGTGCTTCAATTCTCAATTTCTATTATTGTTCTTATCGCACTCATTGTGGTACAGCAGCAGGTGACTTTCCTTAAGACCACAGATATTGGATATAATAAAGAATCTCTTTTAAGTATTGGAACTGTGAGCTGGGACGGCAAAGGAGATGTTTTTAAAACCCAATTATTAAAAAATTCGAATATCGAAAAGGTGAGTGTTTCCACCTGGATACCTACTAAAGGAAGGTTACATGTCCAAAAGAGTACCCGATCCTGCAGATCCTGA
- a CDS encoding ABC transporter permease gives MIKSYITSAVRNLMKFRFISLINIFGLTIGLCCCLLISAFVLHELSYDRYHENASNIYRIERTFINPETGIPSLELGSAAPAIGPLLENDFKEIEKLTRVVSAGIVTLQHKDNIFNENDTYFADENFVQMFNINFIKGNPEHALTENLKTRFPAFFNSGLEASGWISLNLRPLNEIPSYSHTDLEAEVNGNTSYPIKT, from the coding sequence ATGATCAAAAGCTATATAACCTCAGCAGTTCGAAACCTAATGAAATTCAGGTTCATCTCCCTGATAAATATCTTCGGGCTTACTATTGGACTTTGCTGCTGCCTTTTAATTTCAGCCTTTGTGCTTCATGAACTGAGCTATGACCGCTATCACGAAAATGCTTCAAATATCTATAGAATTGAAAGAACCTTTATTAATCCTGAAACTGGAATACCTTCTCTTGAACTGGGATCTGCAGCACCAGCCATTGGACCATTACTTGAGAATGATTTTAAAGAAATAGAGAAATTAACAAGAGTTGTTTCTGCAGGTATCGTTACCCTTCAGCATAAAGACAATATTTTTAATGAAAACGATACCTACTTTGCCGATGAGAATTTTGTGCAAATGTTTAATATCAATTTCATAAAAGGTAATCCTGAACATGCACTTACTGAAAACCTGAAAACCCGGTTCCCGGCTTTCTTTAATAGCGGCCTTGAAGCATCAGGCTGGATTTCCCTTAATCTAAGGCCGCTCAACGAGATTCCTTCATACTCTCATACCGACCTTGAAGCTGAAGTGAACGGCAACACCTCCTATCCTATTAAAACTTAA
- a CDS encoding ABC transporter permease — translation MILSRLKPVAALNKIQTNLGSSTILRKSLLIFQFTVSIAFIIATLVAQKQLHFIQNTNTGVDRSNVIVLDGGSIDLKQFESFKEELSGYSSIQNVTASYDSPVNIQGGYSFSVAGRQDGEGMSITAIPVDKDFVSAMNLEIIKGRNFTTADKKLVSIDRPERQYAFMLNRTAVEALGYIPGEAIGKAASLNGRNGLITAVLEDFNFVSLHQKIELVVIFAEYDWFGQILIKTTGDNINQAITDIATTWNSFNPGKTFEYRFLDDEYRELYQTEQRTASILNIFSLITILISCLGLFGLAAFTATQRKKEVGIRKVLGASVAQLTTLLSLDFLKLVLLGVLIAVPIAWYGSHFWLQGFAYKIKMPFELFVVGGILAIGIALATVSLQTVKAAIANPVKSLRTE, via the coding sequence GTGATTTTATCCAGGTTAAAACCTGTAGCCGCTTTAAACAAAATTCAAACTAATTTGGGAAGTTCTACCATTCTAAGAAAATCACTTTTAATTTTCCAGTTCACAGTATCAATAGCCTTTATTATCGCCACCCTGGTAGCTCAAAAACAGCTTCATTTTATACAGAATACCAATACCGGGGTTGACCGTTCAAATGTAATCGTACTGGATGGAGGAAGTATTGATCTTAAACAATTTGAATCTTTTAAAGAGGAACTTTCTGGTTACAGCTCCATACAAAATGTTACCGCCTCATATGATTCTCCTGTAAACATACAGGGTGGATATTCATTTTCTGTAGCCGGAAGGCAGGACGGGGAAGGTATGTCTATTACCGCTATTCCAGTTGATAAGGATTTTGTTTCAGCGATGAACCTGGAAATTATTAAGGGCAGAAATTTCACTACTGCTGATAAAAAACTGGTTTCAATTGACCGTCCAGAACGTCAATATGCTTTTATGCTGAATAGAACGGCTGTTGAAGCACTTGGTTATATTCCCGGGGAAGCAATTGGGAAGGCTGCAAGTCTAAACGGAAGAAACGGTTTAATTACAGCCGTTCTCGAGGATTTTAATTTTGTATCTCTTCACCAGAAAATAGAACTAGTAGTAATTTTTGCAGAATATGACTGGTTTGGGCAGATACTTATAAAAACGACAGGTGATAATATAAACCAGGCCATAACTGATATTGCAACAACCTGGAACTCATTTAATCCGGGCAAAACCTTTGAGTACCGTTTTCTCGATGACGAATATAGAGAACTTTACCAAACTGAACAGAGAACTGCTTCGATCCTGAATATTTTCTCCTTAATTACAATTCTCATCTCCTGTCTGGGATTATTTGGCCTTGCTGCTTTTACCGCTACCCAACGAAAAAAGGAAGTAGGTATAAGAAAAGTCCTTGGAGCATCTGTTGCACAGTTAACCACCTTACTCTCCCTGGATTTCTTAAAGCTGGTTTTACTGGGAGTGTTAATTGCAGTACCTATTGCCTGGTATGGGTCTCATTTCTGGCTTCAGGGTTTTGCTTATAAAATTAAAATGCCTTTTGAATTATTTGTAGTGGGCGGAATTCTGGCTATAGGAATTGCCCTGGCAACGGTGAGTTTACAAACAGTAAAGGCAGCCATTGCGAACCCGGTAAAGAGTCTGAGAACAGAATAA
- a CDS encoding ABC transporter permease has translation MILNYFKTAWRSLVRFKLTISVSLFGLFLGVTCFLLLSTYILNEIRYDRFHDKADRIVAVNMSYKSPADADFVSTTLTPTAVVPVAKREFSEVEEAARIYNYGTREVKVNNVLFTEKDMVIADEGFFRIFSFNFIEGDPGEALKDPYSVVITSSTAKKYFGPGPALGKAIIINEDNWKVSGVIEDIPPYSTLQFNILGSYSSDPRATSEVWNSANDRSYLLLNPASKTQDLQQKIDKYVSSRFSEEFKAGFKFQLQLQPLTQVHLYSVDSNDNNVIYLYILSVIAILLLIIACINFTNLMTAKSSERLREIGVRKVLGAKRVNLIFQFLTESAIVNFIALTLAVIAAHLLLPSFNNFTGLSIGVGTWQEDEFVLFLIFLFTSMTLIAGTW, from the coding sequence ATGATCCTGAACTATTTTAAAACTGCCTGGAGAAGCCTGGTAAGATTTAAGCTTACCATAAGCGTAAGCCTGTTTGGTTTATTTTTAGGTGTTACCTGTTTTCTCCTGCTGTCTACTTATATTTTGAATGAAATACGGTATGATCGTTTTCACGATAAGGCAGATCGCATTGTAGCTGTAAATATGAGTTACAAATCTCCCGCCGATGCCGATTTTGTTAGCACTACATTAACCCCTACTGCTGTTGTTCCGGTTGCTAAAAGAGAATTTTCGGAAGTTGAGGAGGCCGCCAGGATTTACAATTATGGTACCCGGGAAGTAAAGGTTAATAACGTTCTTTTTACCGAAAAAGATATGGTTATTGCCGATGAAGGATTCTTTAGAATTTTCAGTTTCAATTTTATAGAAGGAGATCCGGGTGAGGCTTTAAAAGATCCATATTCTGTAGTAATCACAAGTTCCACTGCCAAAAAATACTTTGGCCCGGGACCTGCACTGGGTAAAGCAATCATAATAAATGAAGACAATTGGAAGGTAAGTGGTGTAATTGAAGATATTCCTCCCTATTCCACACTGCAATTCAATATTTTGGGCTCTTATAGTTCAGATCCAAGAGCAACTTCAGAAGTTTGGAATTCAGCAAATGACAGATCCTATTTATTACTTAATCCGGCTTCAAAAACTCAGGATCTTCAGCAAAAAATTGATAAATATGTTTCCAGTCGTTTTTCAGAAGAGTTTAAGGCCGGATTTAAATTTCAACTGCAACTACAACCACTTACCCAGGTGCATTTATATTCAGTGGATAGTAATGATAACAATGTTATTTATTTATACATCTTAAGTGTAATTGCAATTCTACTGCTAATTATAGCCTGCATAAATTTCACCAATTTAATGACCGCAAAATCCTCGGAACGCTTGAGGGAAATTGGGGTTCGAAAGGTTTTAGGGGCCAAACGTGTTAATCTTATATTTCAATTTTTGACCGAATCTGCCATTGTAAATTTTATCGCCCTCACATTAGCCGTAATAGCTGCTCACCTGTTGCTGCCATCCTTTAACAATTTCACAGGGTTGAGCATAGGAGTGGGAACCTGGCAGGAAGATGAATTTGTACTGTTCCTTATTTTTCTTTTTACCTCGATGACTCTCATAGCGGGAACCTGGTAA
- a CDS encoding ABC transporter permease — protein sequence MIRTYFKLAWRSLQKNKLQTFINFLGLTVGTVCCLSILVYVSAQFGYDTHHAESESLYRIRTINKSRNNSSIDSDRATSSPPIAFALKEDLPEVIEACRLVYMGEGSDALLRVAESASGFYEPRGYLADPTVFNLFNFSITEGQPKGALVEPNTVVLSSTLARKLFGSERALNKSLVMGSGEEEVSLRVTGVFDDQTGEKSHLNPNYFMSMNSPGLGEFVQNVQNFAIQNFVHSYIKLAPGADANRVQEKLPAFLMARGKKDLASAGFEKTLLLQKVKDIHLYSSGITNQIEEVSNINYLYVLLILALFIQLVACINFVNLSTARASKRAKEIGVRKVVGAGKASLVGQFLGESLLLSLGASIISIPITALVLPFLNLLITGKVNPTALYDWRIFTALLGLSIITGLLAGIYPALILSSIKPIKVLKSSFSIQSGSGTFRKALVVFQFVVSIGLIVSVIVIIQQLKYTQVKDMGFNKENLIAIRLGTSEASSKYSALKNEISQISGVMEVSGSNHYPSELMLGDLGLHLPQDDPTNQTAVIYNGISENYFETVETPLLAGRNLRAGDSTQVIVNKATIDAFNIKMDNAVGSTLVQTYEGVREDFEIVGVVSDFHFASLKEDIAPLLLFNEEAPNWLLLKADVSNYEQLLADLEQSWEAVNKDTPFTYSFIDKEVEKLYAEEQRLAKVSIVFTCLAVLISCLGLFGLISFMAEQKKKEIGIRKVLGANVSTVVHMLTKDFVKLVLIALTIAAPLAWYFMNQWLQDFTYRIEISWWIFVLAGAVSLVITILTISFQAIKAAIANPVKSLRTE from the coding sequence ATGATCAGGACTTATTTCAAATTAGCCTGGAGAAGCCTTCAGAAGAACAAACTGCAAACCTTCATCAATTTTCTCGGTCTTACCGTGGGAACAGTGTGTTGTTTGAGTATCCTGGTTTATGTTTCGGCTCAATTTGGGTATGACACACATCACGCAGAATCAGAATCTCTGTACCGCATAAGGACTATCAATAAGAGCCGGAATAACAGCAGCATCGATTCTGACCGAGCAACGAGTAGCCCACCCATTGCTTTTGCGCTCAAAGAGGATCTCCCGGAAGTAATAGAAGCCTGTCGACTGGTATATATGGGGGAAGGAAGTGATGCTTTACTACGTGTAGCTGAAAGTGCATCGGGATTTTATGAACCCCGTGGTTACCTTGCAGACCCTACGGTTTTTAATTTATTTAATTTCAGTATTACCGAAGGTCAACCCAAAGGCGCCTTGGTAGAACCTAATACTGTGGTACTTTCCTCAACATTAGCCAGGAAATTGTTCGGAAGTGAAAGGGCCCTGAACAAATCCCTTGTTATGGGAAGTGGGGAAGAAGAAGTTTCTTTAAGAGTGACTGGAGTTTTCGATGATCAAACAGGGGAAAAATCTCATCTTAATCCCAACTATTTTATGAGTATGAATTCCCCGGGTTTGGGTGAATTCGTACAAAATGTACAAAATTTTGCCATTCAGAATTTTGTGCACAGCTATATAAAACTTGCGCCGGGGGCAGATGCTAACCGGGTGCAGGAAAAGCTTCCTGCTTTTTTAATGGCGCGGGGTAAGAAAGATCTTGCAAGTGCAGGATTTGAAAAAACATTGCTGCTGCAAAAAGTTAAAGATATTCATTTATACTCAAGTGGAATAACCAATCAAATAGAGGAGGTATCAAATATTAATTATCTCTATGTGCTGCTCATACTTGCGCTTTTCATCCAGTTGGTGGCCTGCATTAATTTTGTAAATCTAAGCACGGCCCGGGCATCTAAAAGGGCTAAAGAGATTGGGGTGCGAAAAGTAGTAGGTGCAGGAAAGGCTTCTCTTGTGGGGCAATTTTTAGGAGAATCTTTATTGCTTTCCTTAGGTGCTTCTATTATAAGCATACCAATAACTGCACTGGTTTTACCCTTTTTAAATCTACTTATTACGGGGAAGGTCAATCCTACAGCTTTGTACGACTGGAGAATATTTACTGCCCTGTTAGGTTTGAGTATCATCACAGGATTACTTGCAGGCATATACCCTGCCCTAATTTTATCTTCCATAAAACCCATTAAAGTTTTAAAAAGCTCTTTCAGCATACAATCTGGTAGCGGCACTTTTCGTAAAGCGCTGGTGGTATTTCAGTTTGTGGTATCTATAGGATTAATAGTAAGCGTAATAGTAATTATTCAGCAATTAAAATATACCCAGGTAAAAGATATGGGGTTCAATAAAGAAAACCTGATCGCAATAAGGTTGGGTACAAGTGAAGCCAGCAGTAAGTATAGTGCTCTTAAAAATGAGATTTCCCAAATAAGCGGAGTGATGGAAGTAAGCGGCAGTAACCACTACCCTTCTGAACTTATGCTTGGAGACTTAGGCCTACATCTACCGCAAGATGATCCTACAAATCAAACGGCCGTTATTTATAATGGAATTTCTGAAAACTATTTTGAAACCGTAGAAACACCTCTACTTGCCGGAAGGAATTTACGGGCGGGCGACAGCACACAGGTTATTGTTAACAAAGCCACTATTGATGCTTTTAATATTAAAATGGACAATGCTGTTGGTTCTACCCTGGTGCAAACTTATGAAGGTGTAAGAGAAGATTTTGAAATTGTGGGTGTAGTAAGTGACTTCCATTTTGCATCCCTTAAAGAAGATATCGCGCCGCTATTACTTTTTAACGAGGAGGCCCCAAATTGGCTTCTGCTAAAGGCAGACGTGTCCAATTATGAGCAATTACTTGCAGATCTTGAGCAGAGTTGGGAAGCAGTAAATAAGGATACACCTTTTACTTATTCATTTATAGACAAAGAAGTAGAAAAACTATATGCAGAAGAACAACGCCTGGCAAAAGTTTCTATTGTCTTTACCTGCCTCGCGGTCCTTATAAGTTGCCTTGGCCTGTTCGGGCTGATCTCATTTATGGCAGAGCAGAAGAAAAAAGAGATCGGGATAAGAAAAGTTCTGGGAGCAAACGTGAGTACAGTGGTACATATGCTCACAAAAGATTTTGTAAAACTGGTGTTGATAGCCTTAACTATCGCAGCTCCCTTAGCCTGGTATTTTATGAACCAGTGGCTTCAGGATTTCACTTACCGCATTGAAATAAGCTGGTGGATATTTGTATTGGCAGGGGCAGTTTCACTGGTTATTACCATACTAACCATAAGCTTCCAGGCAATTAAAGCTGCCATTGCGAACCCGGTAAAGAGTTTAAGAACTGAATAA
- a CDS encoding FtsX-like permease family protein, with protein MSADFEGKNDLMRNQFINSGGAIEMATSMSPATEVWSNRSGYEWEGKPEGFQEDFAWTEVSFEYVKTLGMKIIMGRDFSREFASDSNAVIINRTAMEYMGMTDPVGKYLRDDNEEDPGPPMQIIGVVEDAIIQSPYSPVKQQLFVFDRFNNASYYNLRLNPENSVSENLTLIENTFKQQFPNLPFKYDFIDEEYAKKFAAEERVASLAQIFTGLAIFISCLGLFGLTSFVAERRTKEIGVRKVLGATVTNLWLLLSKDFVRLVLISLFIAIPVAYYFMQGWLQKFSYRTEISLWILVATGIGVLMITLLTVSFQSIKAALSNPTRSLRAE; from the coding sequence ATGAGCGCAGATTTTGAGGGGAAAAACGACCTCATGCGAAACCAGTTTATAAACTCGGGTGGGGCAATTGAAATGGCTACCTCCATGAGCCCAGCAACCGAAGTTTGGTCTAATCGATCAGGTTATGAATGGGAAGGAAAACCGGAAGGTTTTCAGGAAGATTTTGCCTGGACCGAAGTCTCCTTTGAATATGTGAAGACTCTCGGAATGAAAATTATAATGGGGAGAGATTTCTCGAGGGAATTTGCCTCAGATTCCAATGCAGTTATTATCAACAGGACCGCGATGGAATATATGGGGATGACAGATCCTGTTGGAAAATATCTAAGGGATGATAATGAGGAAGATCCGGGACCACCAATGCAAATTATTGGAGTTGTGGAGGATGCCATTATACAGTCCCCCTATTCACCTGTAAAACAGCAATTATTTGTTTTTGACAGATTTAATAATGCCAGTTATTACAATCTTAGGTTGAACCCGGAAAACAGTGTTTCTGAAAATCTTACGCTAATTGAAAATACCTTTAAACAACAGTTCCCAAATCTACCTTTCAAATACGATTTTATAGACGAAGAATATGCTAAGAAATTTGCGGCAGAGGAACGGGTTGCAAGTCTGGCTCAAATATTCACAGGTCTCGCAATATTTATAAGTTGCCTGGGATTATTCGGGTTGACTTCTTTCGTAGCTGAACGACGTACAAAAGAAATAGGTGTTAGAAAAGTTCTTGGTGCAACAGTTACCAATTTATGGCTTCTGCTATCAAAAGATTTTGTACGGCTGGTTCTTATTTCCCTGTTTATTGCCATTCCTGTTGCATATTATTTTATGCAAGGTTGGTTGCAGAAATTTTCTTACAGGACAGAAATCTCCCTCTGGATTCTAGTGGCTACAGGAATTGGTGTTTTGATGATCACGTTGTTAACAGTAAGTTTTCAGTCCATCAAAGCAGCTTTGTCTAACCCCACCAGAAGTTTAAGAGCTGAGTAA